From Methylovorus glucosotrophus:
GCGTCGCACCCTTGAGTGCCACGATGAGGGTTTCGGACTGCACTTCGCGCAGCATGACCTGTATGCCCTTGTCGTCGATATCAATGACGTTATCAAAGACAAACATCTCATCCATGATCTTCTGGGCCATGTCTTCGTCGTAGCTCTTCAGGCCTTCCATGACGCTGGCTTCGTTGTCGCCGCCCAGATAGTTCATGATCTCGGCTGCCGCCTTGATACCGCCCATCTGCTGCTTCTTCAGGCTTTCGTTGCCAGTCAGGAGCTTGGTCATCACTTCATTGAGTTCGCGCAGCGCGACCGGCTTTACGCCATCCAGCGTGGCAATGCGCAGCATGACGTCCTGCCGCAGACGATCAGTAAAATTGCTCAGCACTTCAGCGGATTGATCGGGCTCAAGATGGACCAGGATAGTCGCGATGATCTGGGGATGTTCGTTCTTGATGAATTCCGCCACGGTCTGCGCATCCATCCATTTCAGGCTTTCAATGCCGCTGGCGTCGCGCGTTTGCAGAATGCGGTTCAGCAGCCCGGCTGCCTTGTCATCGCCCAGTGCCTTGGTCAGCACAGAGCGGATGTACTCGTCGGAATCGAGGCCGATGGAGGTTTTCTGGTCAGCAATATCGAGAAACTCCGTCACCACGGCTTCAATCTGGTCATGCTCAACCGACTTCATACCCGCCATGGCCGACCCAAGCTTCTGCACCTCTTTCGGGCTCAGGTACTTCATGACCTCCGCCGCCTCATCCTCCCCCAATGCGAGCATGAGGATTGCGCTTTTCATCACGCCATCTTCACTCATTCTTTACTCACCCAATTCGTTACCAAACTCGCGACCAGTTTAGGGTTTTCCTTGGCCAGCTGTTTGGCAGCTTCCAGATTTTGTTCGTAGCCCTTGGCGGCGAGCTTTCTCGGCACACCCACCATATTTTCACCCTCCGCTCCCTCAGCGGCACCAGTCAGTGTCACCACGGCGGCATCATCGTCACCGGGCGCGGGCAAGGCTTCCTTTTCATCCGACTTTACCAGCTTTTGCATCATCGGTTTCATCAGTTTACGATAAAGCAGGAAGATTACCAGCAGGCCTGCGGCCATCTTCAGCCACTCTTTGGCCATCTCGATGTTTTCTGGCTGCTTCCACAATGGCAGATCAGGGATGGCTTCGATCTGATCACCGGCAAACGAGCTGTTGACCACGGTCAGCGAATCGCCACGTTCCTGGTTGAAGCCCATGGCCTGCTTGGCAAGATCGCTGATCTCGGTTTTCTCGGCATCGGTCAGTGGACGGTTGGTCACCTTGCCATTCTTGTCCACCACCTGCTTGTGATTCACCACCACGGCCACGGTCAGACGTTTGACGCCACCCATGGGTTGTTGCACATAGCGGATGGTCTTATCCAGCTCGTAATTGGTGGTGACGTTCTTTTGCGTGTTAACCGGTACGGCAGGCGTGGCATTGGCTGCGTTGGCGGCCGCTGCATTCGCCGGCGTGCCTGCGCCGGGCGCACCGGCATTGGCTGGAACAGCGGTATTCAGCGGTGCCGTGGCTGGTGCCGGTGGCTGATTGGACAGCGCACCAGGGACACCACCCACGCCAGCCGGCGAGGTACTTTGTGATTCATTAGATTGCTGGCTGCGCACCGACATGGCATCTGGTGCCTGATTGGGACGATAGGTTTCAGCCGCCTGCTCCTGGGTAGAGAAATCCACCTCGGCACTGGCTTCGGCATGCACGTTCTTGGCACCGACCATAGGCGCGATGATGGACTCAACGCGGCGCACGATATTTTGCTGCAACTCGTCTATATATTTAAGTTGCGTTGGGTCCAGATTATTGCGGCCAGCTTTTTTGTCGGTATCGGACAACAGATTGCCGTTCTGGTCGACCACGGTCACATTGGCAATCGGCAGCTCAGGCACGCTGCTCGCCACCAGGTGCACGATGGCGCTCACCTGCTGCTGATCCAGCATGCGGCCTGGGCGCAGATTGAGCAGCACACTGGCAGTGGGCTTTTGCTGATCGCGCACAAAGACGGAAGGCTTGGGAATCGCCAGGTGAATACGGGCCACTTCAACGGCGGAGATGGTCTGGATGCTGCGCTCAAGCTCGCCTTCGAGGCCGCGCTGGAAATTCACCTGCTCGACAAACTGGGAAACCCCGAATTTCTGGTTTTCAAGCAGCTCAAAGCCGATATTGCCGCCCTTGGGCAAGCCCTGGGCTGCAAGCTTCAGTCGCACTTGATGCACTTGCGATGCTGGCACCAGAATGGCGGTGCCGCTCTCGGAAAACTTGTAGGGGATATTCATCTGCTCAAGCGAGGCGACAATGGCGCCGCCATCCTTGTCAGCATAATTGGAAAACAACACACGGTATTCGGGTTGCTGGCTCCATAGCCAGAACACCACCATGACAGCGACCACGGCGGCCACGCCCAATGCGAGCAAAACCTTGTTGGTCAATACAGCCGTGTTCTGCCCAAATATGCCAGTGGGGGCAGCTTCAACAACGGCGTCAGGTGCTGCAGCCATATCCATCTCCAATTCAAAACGCGCTCAAGTGACCGGTTTAATGTTGGGCCCTTGAGCAGGGATTACCGATTGCAGGTCATTATCATCGCATCCGCCATTTTCAAATGCTGGAATAGAGCGAATTTCACTGGTTTATTTGGGGGCTGACTGGATAAGGGGAATGATACATTAGCTTCGTAGCATTCCCTATGCGGTGAGGACAAGATGGCCATTAACGGAATAGATTCCAGCAGGATAGAATCCATGCTGGCGCAGATCAGAGCGGCAACGCAGAAGCCAGCCATGGCGCCTGTTGCTGAGACCACGCCTGCCAGCAACACGCAGAGCACACCCAAAGTCGACTTTGCCGAAACACTGAAAGCCAGCCTGAATCAGGTGAACCAGTCGCAACTGGAAGCGGAACGCCTGGGCAAGAATTTCGCCATGGGTGATGATTCGGTCAGCCTGTCCGATGTCATGATTGCCGGGCAGAAGGCCAATATTTCCTTCCAGGCCACCTTGCAGGTGCGCAATAAACTGGTGTCCGCCTACCAGGACATCATGAACATGCAGGTTTAAGCCGTTTCAGGATAAAAATTTCAGGGGTGGTATTGCGGCGGCTCCGCGTCCGCATCCTGCTCCAGCCGATAGAGCCAGGCCAGAATCTCCGCAATCGCCATATACAGTTTGGGCGGGATATGGTCGTCCAGATCAATCTGCATCAGCAAGGACACCAGCTCCTTGGATTCATGCACAAACACATCATGCTCGCGCGCCCGCGCAATAATCTGCTCCGCCACCAGCCCACGGCCTTTGGCCACCACACGCGGCGCAAAGTCACCGGTCTCGTAGGCCAGGGCTATCGCCTGCTGGGTCAGACCCGCTTCGGCCGGTTTATTCGCCATCACGCACCACCACCAAGGCATCTATCGTTTGCCCGCTTTGTTCCAATGCCTCAAACAGCTGATGCCGACGTGCGCGCATGGTTTGCAGCGTATCGATCTGCTGCGCCTGCAGCTGTATGCTCATGTGGCCATTCACCACGCGCAGGCGGGCGCTGACGCGTCCCAGTTGTGGCAAGTCCAGCGTCAGCTCGCTGCTGACTTCAGGTTCGTAATCCAGCTGCGCGGTGGCGTGATCGGTAGCCGTATCCTGCTGATTGCCGCGCTGCTCCACCGGCACCGAGGGCGGCTGGTACAGCAAGGGCTGATTGAGAGCAGGATTGGGCAACATGGATTGCTGCAACGGCGATGGCTGATTGAATGCCTGTGCTTGTGCGGTTTGGGCGATGGATGCCGATGACGCTTGCGCCTGTTGCTGGGATTGCTGCGTCTGTTGTTGCACCTCCACCGACCAGTTCATCTGCTGGCCTGGCCAAACCTCGCCGCGCCAGTTCACCCGGCTGTTTTCCAGCACGGAAAGCTGCTGCGGCAACAGCATGGTACCAGCGTTGGAGTTGGGTTGATTCTGTGGCTCTTGCAGGATCGCCGCCAGGGGGCGCCCACCTTCGGCAAAGGATTTGAGATGCGATTCATAAAACAGCCCGGTCAGCGTGAGGGCCTGCTTGAGATCCTGCGCCATTTGCTGCGGCGCCTGTGGCGATTGGCTGACAATGCCTGTGGCCTCAAACCGGGTAGGAACGCCCTGCTTCTGGGCTTCCTGCAATTTGCTGTCGATCAGTCGGGCGGCAGAACTGAGGGCAATGTCGGGCTCGGCCTCTGCAGTAAGCGATGACATGAGCTGAAAGGTGGGGGTCGGCGTTTCATCCAGAAAACGCAGGGTGAGGTTTTGCCCTACCCTGGCCTGCGAACCCAGGTCCATCTTGAGCAGCGTGCCGCCAACTTCCACATTGAAATGCCGCGGATCGGCACGGGACATCACCTGGGCCAGATAATCCTGGCCCTTGATGAATTGATTGAAACGAAAATCGACATCCTGAACAGTATCGGCAACCCTGACCGTAGGCAGCGCCTGGGTTACCCGGCTAACCGGCGCAACTCCTGGCGTATCCGATAGCTTGATCTGCATGGCAGTTCATTACTGCCGATAACTGCTACCGAGTCGACGCTCGTTGCTGTTGCTGCTGATCATGGCCGACAGCTTGACCATCCAAGGATCCACCAGATTGCGGATTTCACGGTCATCTGCCAGGATTTTCTTGATGCTGGCGATCTTGCGCTGCAAGGATGGCCCACTCAAATGCTCTTCGGTGCAGGACTTCAGTTGCTGCACAAAATCCGCGCAGCGCTGCTCCAGCTGTGCCAGGCGCTCCCAGTCATGTTCGCGCGCTGCCAGCAGCATTTCGCCAGTGACATCGGCCACAGACTCGTAGATTTGGACTTCCATGGATTCACTCATCACGATGCCTTTGCGTAATTTTGTACACGCTGAAACTGGGTGTTGTCAGGTGAAACCTGGATACCAATGGCTTCCCAGGCACTCTTGAGATCGCCCAACAGGCGTATGACTTCCTGTATCAGCGATGGATCATTTTTAATATTGGCCATATAGAGACGGTCGCTCATATAGCCGTACAGCGCATCCAGACTGGTGGCAATCTCGCCACCGGCTTTTTTGTCCAGACTCAGGCGCAGGCCGCTCTCAATCACCATGATCGCCTTGGAGATCATGGCACTCTTGCGTTCAAAATCCTTGGCTTCCATATGCATCACGGCGGTGTGGCAGGCCGTCATGGCACCGTCATATAACATCACCACCAGCTTGTGGGGGTCGGCGGAGACCACGCCGGTTTCAACGCCAACCCGGGAATATTCATTCACACCACGACTAGATCCAAACATAATCTTTATTCCTTAAATGGCAGGGTTAGCTGTTTGCCGAAAGTTGCGCGAGCTGCTGGGTCAGGTAGCTGCTCGTCGTTTTCATGCTGGCGACCAGAGTATCCAACGCGCTGAACTGGGCGCGGTAGCGTTTTTCAATCGCATCCAGACGATCATTCAAGGCCTCCTCCTGCTTGGTCAAACGAGTTATTGAGCTGTTCAGACCATCGGTACGCGTCGCGAGCAAGCCATCGTCGCTCAGCAGATTGGTCGTGACTTCATTCAACTGGCTGGCGAAGCCCTTGCTGAAGGTAATCGTGCCGCGACTGCCGGTGCTGCCACCCAGAATCTTGACGAACAGGCCTTCAGAATCGTCACCCGTCGCGCCCTTCAAGCTCTGCCCTGTGCCGGTAGCGGCAACGCCATTGATCGAGCCGGCGACATTCACACCGGTGGTGGAAGTGGCACTGCCAAACAGATCGCTGGCACCATTGCCACCATTCAACGTAATCCGCGAATCAGAACCGTAGCTGGGCGAAGTGATTTTCAGCGCACCGCCGCCATCCACGCCAATCTGGGCCAGGGAACCTGCACTCACCAGCTGCTGCTGCACCTGGTCAGCCAGGGCCTGGGTGCTGGCATAAGTGCCTGCGGCGAGCGTAATGCTGTAGTCCTTGCCGTCAATCGAAAAGGTCACCTTGTCGTTGCTGCCGGCGGTAATCGTCAGGTTAGGGGCGCCACCGCCCACCATGGTGCCCTGGGTGGCCAGCTGTGTCACCGTCACGGCATAGGTACCGGCCTTGGTAGCGGTGGAGCTGCCGCCGTATGCAGTCAGCGCATCCGTGGTCGTGCCGCTGGCACCAAACAGTTTTGAAATATCAGAGAAATTGGTTTCCAGAGCAGTCTTGAGCTTGGTGCTATCCAGCGCAAGTTTGCCATCGCGCTGAAAGCCGACGCCAATTTGCGACAGGGTGCTGTAAGTGCTGGTGCCATCAATGGTCTGGGTAAAAATACTTTTCATCTGGGTGGAGATGGAGCGTGCGCCAGAATCCCCCAGCAATACGCCAGACTTGGTGCTGTCTGTCGCATTGAAATTGGTCAGGTTGCGTATGGTGGTGTCGAGGGCGTTGTAGGCATCGACAAACGCCTGCACATTCTTGACGATACCATCCGTATCGGTAGCCACATTCAGATTGGTGGCGGTGCCGGTGCCTACCTTGAGCAGATTGAGGGTCACGCCCTGAATCGCGTCTGTAATGGTATTGCTGGACTTGGTGACACTGATGCCATCCACTGTCAGCAAGGCATTGGTAGCAGCCTGGCTTTGTGTCATGTTTTTGCCCGCGCCTGCCGTGCTGGTTGGGTCGTAGGCCAGCTGCGAAAGACCGCTGGCATCGCTGCTGTTGCCATCGCTATCGGTTACGCTGATCTTGACGCTACTGGAGGCACCCGTCTCTTTGGAGGTCACCACCAGACGCGCACCATTGGTGGAGCCGTCATTCACAATCGACGCCGTCACACCGGCATTGGCGGAATTGATCGCATCGCGCACGCCAGCCAGGGTGTTATTGGAAGAGTCAATGGTGATGGTCGCCCCGGTTTTGCTGCCGTTGACGCTAAAGGTATTGGTGGTGCTGTTGTACTCGCCGAAGCTGATCTCCAGCGTGCCGCTACCGATTACCGCGTTGGTCGAGGAAAAACCGGAAGAAGCGATCTTGTGCGCTTGGGCAAGCTGGGTCACATTGATCGAGTAATTGCCCACAGTAGCACTGCCGGTGGCAGTAGCCGTGAACAGGCTGGTATCGCTGGACGTTGCCGTTTGCAGGTTGAATTTGGATGCGGTTGCCAGACTGCTGATCGTGGTCTGGAAAGTTGACAGCGCACTTTTCAAGGTGCCATAGGCCGATATCTTGGATTGCGTTGCAGTCTTTTGCGCGGTTACTTGGGTAAGAGGGCCTTTTTCTGCGTTGACTAATGCCGTCACCCAGGTCTCGAGCTCCAGTCCGGAACCACTTCCTAATCCTGTCAATGTCGCCATAATCCTCTCCTACCTATCGGCATCAAGCCGTTTGTTTAATAACCAGACCTTGCAATTTATCCAGCGTCTTGGAAATCGCCAGCACTTCTTCGTTGGGGATTTGCCGCAACACTTTGTTTGTTTCTGTATCCACTACTTTCACCACGACTTTTCCGGAATCCTGATCCATGGAAAATTGCACACTCTGTGCCACGGGTGAAATAAAACTGTTCAGCGTTTTTACCGCCGCTGCAATATCCTTATCACTCGCTGTCTTGTTGGTGTCGTTTTGCGCAGCCGTTGTCTGGGCTGGTGCTGACACTGTCGCTGCTGCCCTGCCGCCACCCAAACCCTGGGGGCTGCTGCCAGCGCCATATGTATATGCATTTATATTTGCGATCGACATTTTTAGCTCCTTTGTGTGAATGCCCGTAGAAGGCTTTCGTTCCTTCTACGGGCGATTCATCCCATCTAGCCTTCGCTTACGTCTTAGCCTCTCAGGAGGGTCAGCACGTTTTGCGGTACGGTGTTAGCCTGGGCCAACATCGCGGTACCTGCCTGTTGCAGAATCTGCGTACGGGTCAGGTTGGCGGTTTCTGCCGCAAAGTCTGCATCCATGATCCGTGACTTGGCTGCCGACTGGTTTTCAACCGATACTTGCAAGGCGCTGATCACAGACTCAAAGCGGTTTTGCACAGCACCCAGCGTAGCGCGGTTGGTATTGGCAGTGTTCAGGGCCGTATCAATCGCAGACAGTGCAGTGTTGGCAGCCGTGTCAGTCAGGATGTTGCCTGAGATCGAAGATGCTGCTACTGCGCTAACGGTGATGGTTTGACCACTATCTGCACCCACCTGGAAGGTCATGCTGGTAGAACCGAACACAGCGATACCGTTAAACTTGGTGTCAGTGCCCAGACGTGTGATTTCACTAGCCAGTTGCTGGAATTCAGCATCCAGGTTAGAACGGTCACCAGTACCGTTGGTGGCGTTGGCAGATTGCACAGCCAGTTCACGCATACGTTGCAGTGCATCGGTTACTTTACCCAGCGCGCCTTCAGAAGTTTGTGCGAAAGAGATCGCATCGTTAGCGTTACGGATCGCAACCGTTTGACCGCGAACCTGGGAGTCCATACGCGTTGCGATGGACATACCAGCAGCGTCATCCTTAGCGCTGTTTACGCGCAGACCAGAAGACAAACGTTGCAGCGAAGTATTCAGGCTCGACTGAGAAGACGACAGGTTACGTTGAGCATTCAGCGAGGCGATGTTGGTGTTAATTACAGCAGCCATGGTAATTCTCCTTTGTTAATTGATTCAAACACTTACTTTGCATTTCAGCATTGCGTTCATCGCGCCGCTGTTAAATTGTTTATCGGTTACTTTTAGTGAAAATTTAGCGGGGTTGGCTATTTAAATTTTCAAGCATTCCGAATCAAGCAATCTTGTGTTTGATGACGGCCGTAATTAACAAATCTTTAAACCTTTCTCATATATTTTTATTAAGAACTATAAAAATCAATTACTTAAACTTATGCACGCTGAGCCGAAACTCGCGTGGTCAACTGCTTTGCTGCCTTGTTTAGCTTGGTTTGATCCCATGGCTCATTGACGATTTTCTGAAAATTCCGCACTTCATGCAGGACTTGATCGTCGCTTTGGATCACTTCGGTGAGACTATCCAGTGTCAAATTGAGCAAACGGATGAACGCTTTCTGCTTGCCGTACTCATCTTCGGTCACCATGCTGATGCGATAACTGAGCTCATTGACCTCGCGCATGACCTTTTGCATGGCCCGGTAAGATTGTGTTGTCTTCACCTGTTCAGCCAGCTGACGTGACTTCATGGCCAGCTCGGATTCGTTCTGCAACAATGCAGGCAAAGTATGTGCCAACATCTTGGCAAGCTGATCCTGCCAGGGTCGGCCATCATCTGCGGCATTGCTTAAATCACCAAAGGCGGCAAACCGGGACCGTTGCGACTGGATGGCCACCGAGGCCTTCACCAGCTTGAAAATCCCGTCCAGCAATGCATCCCAGTCTTCATTCTCAATGGCATAGGCCAGCTTCATCCCCGCTTCATTGGAGTTTTTCGCCAGCTGGCGGGCCACTTTCTGAAAGCGCTGCTCCAGCATGCTGGGAGCGGCAGGCGTCGGGCTGCCCTGTTGTGGGGCGCTCGTCGGCGCGGCGGCCTGTTGTCCAGTCAATTCCAGATACAAGGCCTGATAGGCTTCAGGCGTAGGCGCAATATCACGCGCCTCCAGTCGTGCCAGGATTTCCTGGCCGAGCAAGGCGGGTTTCTGCTGATAGATATGGAGAGTAGGGTCTGCCATGGCTGCATCTCCTTTGCCGCTCGGGCAAAGGCTCCGTCTATAGTTTGATTCCGCCATGCTAATCAAACAGACGACAATGCAAACAGCCTAACAGGGAGGTAAAAACCGCTTAAATCGGCAAAACCCACGGCTGAGCTTTGCCAGAGTAGGGTCAGACCAGAGACGTGGACTCACATCTGCGCTGTCTCCAGGCAGCGACAGCCGCCTAATCGACCAGATTGTTTTTTATCGCGTAGTGCGTGAGTTCAGCGTTGTGCTTCAGCTGCATTTTTTCCAGTAGCCGGGTGCGGTACATGCTCACGGTTTTGACGGATAGCGACAGCCGCAGGGCAATCTCGCCCACCGTCAGGCCGGAGGCAATCAGCGTCAGCGTCTGGAATTCGCGGTCGGACAGCGATTCATGCAAGGGCTTTTCAGTGTCCATCACCTGATTGGCCAGGGCATCCGCCACTTCCGGCGTAATGTATTTCTTGCCCTTGGCGATCACCCGGATCGCATTCACCAGCTCGGAAGAGGCACCCTGCTTGCCCAGATAGCCAGCCGCGCCGGCCTTGAGCGAGCGGATGGCGTATTGATCCTCACGATGCATGGACAGCATGAGGATGGCAATCTTGGTGTTTTCCTTTTTGATATAGCGCAGCGCATCGATACCACTGCGGTCCGGCAATGAAATATCCAGCAGAAGCACATCGGCCTCAAGTTTGCAGGCGTAGTGGATGGCCTCGCTGGCATTTTGCGCCTCGGCGATGACTTCGATATCCTCGGTTTCCGACAATATCTGCTTCAGCCCTTCGCGAAGAATCGCATGATCATCGGCGATGATGACCTTTATTTTTTTATCTGCAGGCATATAAATGCTTGTCCCCGTATCACCTTCGTTATGTCGCAATCTTACTTGAGACTGCGTGGAATTTTAACCTGCACCGCTGTACCCCCACGTACACGTTTTTCGACTTCAAGACTGCCATCCAGCGCAGCGACGCGCTCCCGCATGCCCCGCAGACCAAAAGAGTTGGCTTTATGCTGGTCCTGCATGCGGATGCCCTGGCCGTCATCGACGATACGCAGCATGATATCGCGGTCTTCCACCAGAAGCTCAACTTCCACCTGCCTGGCCCTGGCATGCTTGGCGATATTGGACATCGCCTCCTGGCAGATGCGGAATAGCGTGATCGCCTCATCGGCACTGACAGCAAGCTCGGTCTGCGAGCTGTAAAACCGGCATGGCAAGGAAAACTGCTTTTCAAATTGCCCGCATTGCCACTCCAGCGCCGCGACTATTCCCAGCTCCAGCACATCCGGCCGCAAGTCACTGGCAATGCGATGCACGATATCAAAGGTGCGATCGACAATGCTTTCCAGATTGAGTGCCTTCTCCACCAGCTTGGGTTCGTCGGGATTGATACGCTTGATAATGGAGGTAAGGCCGATCTTGATCGCGGTCAGGTTGCCGCCGAGATCATCATGTATCTCGCGCGCAATGCGCCGACGCTCCTGCTCTTTCACCTGTGTCAGGTGGGCAGACAGCTCCGCCATGCGCTGGCGTGAACGTTCAATCTCGAGTTTTTCGTTTTTGCTCTGCGTGATGTTGGTAATGATGCCGCCCCACTGCACCTCGCCATTGTGCAGCTTGATGGGGCTGCCGCGCAGGTTGATCCACTTGGTATCCTGCCAGGCCTTGATCCAGATGCGGCCTTCCCAGTTCAATACTTTCATTTCATTGGCCGAGGTCAGCAAGGCTTCACGGAACGATGGCCGGTCTTCTTCTGCCATCAGCCGGTAAAACTGCGACGGCGTCTTGGTCAGCTCGGCTTCGGTAATGCCCAGCACGGCATAACAGGCCTCGCTCAGATAGATAAAGCCCAGCCGACCAGGCCCCAGCAATCTGAACTGGAATACCAGACCCGGCGTGTTGGCCACAATCGCCTGAAAGCGCGACTCGCTGTCATCCAGCGCCTGCATGGCAGAGCGGCTGACGCTGTTTTTCATGACCAGCATCCAGGACCGCCCTTCGGCCTCAAAAAAGCTCACTTTTGTGCTGTCGCCTGCACGCCGCCCTTTTTCGCCATCGGCCTTGGGTAATAACAGCGTCGTCAACGGTGCGCCGGATGGTTGTTTCACACACTGGGCCTGCCATTGCACAAGCTCGGTCTCGGGCATTCCGAGCACCGCATGCAATGGCATCGCATGCAATTGCGTCAGCGTGCATTGATGACTGACCAGCGCCTGGCTGCTGACGCAGGCCAGTTGCATGTTGTTGGCATCCACCAGATACGCTTCATCCGACATGCCTGACATCAGTGCAGAAAAAAATGGATTGGCTATCGTTGCCTCTAGCAAGACATCACCTGTTGTTCATGGATAAGTTTTTATGGAGATCAAGCCGCTTGCAGGCAGTCAGCACAAGGCGTGCAAGCGATTTTAAGATAATCGCATCCACATAATTTCACAAGCGTTAATTGCGGGGAGGATCAGACCGGCCGATAACCGGCAAAAAAAAACCAGACCTGGAGAGCAAGTCTGGTT
This genomic window contains:
- the fliG gene encoding flagellar motor switch protein FliG codes for the protein MSEDGVMKSAILMLALGEDEAAEVMKYLSPKEVQKLGSAMAGMKSVEHDQIEAVVTEFLDIADQKTSIGLDSDEYIRSVLTKALGDDKAAGLLNRILQTRDASGIESLKWMDAQTVAEFIKNEHPQIIATILVHLEPDQSAEVLSNFTDRLRQDVMLRIATLDGVKPVALRELNEVMTKLLTGNESLKKQQMGGIKAAAEIMNYLGGDNEASVMEGLKSYDEDMAQKIMDEMFVFDNVIDIDDKGIQVMLREVQSETLIVALKGATQELRDKIFKNMSSRAAEMMREDLETKGPVKLSEVEAQQKQILQIIRRLADEGQIILGGKGDEAYV
- the fliF gene encoding flagellar basal-body MS-ring/collar protein FliF: MAAAPDAVVEAAPTGIFGQNTAVLTNKVLLALGVAAVVAVMVVFWLWSQQPEYRVLFSNYADKDGGAIVASLEQMNIPYKFSESGTAILVPASQVHQVRLKLAAQGLPKGGNIGFELLENQKFGVSQFVEQVNFQRGLEGELERSIQTISAVEVARIHLAIPKPSVFVRDQQKPTASVLLNLRPGRMLDQQQVSAIVHLVASSVPELPIANVTVVDQNGNLLSDTDKKAGRNNLDPTQLKYIDELQQNIVRRVESIIAPMVGAKNVHAEASAEVDFSTQEQAAETYRPNQAPDAMSVRSQQSNESQSTSPAGVGGVPGALSNQPPAPATAPLNTAVPANAGAPGAGTPANAAAANAANATPAVPVNTQKNVTTNYELDKTIRYVQQPMGGVKRLTVAVVVNHKQVVDKNGKVTNRPLTDAEKTEISDLAKQAMGFNQERGDSLTVVNSSFAGDQIEAIPDLPLWKQPENIEMAKEWLKMAAGLLVIFLLYRKLMKPMMQKLVKSDEKEALPAPGDDDAAVVTLTGAAEGAEGENMVGVPRKLAAKGYEQNLEAAKQLAKENPKLVASLVTNWVSKE
- the fliE gene encoding flagellar hook-basal body complex protein FliE → MAINGIDSSRIESMLAQIRAATQKPAMAPVAETTPASNTQSTPKVDFAETLKASLNQVNQSQLEAERLGKNFAMGDDSVSLSDVMIAGQKANISFQATLQVRNKLVSAYQDIMNMQV
- a CDS encoding EscU/YscU/HrcU family type III secretion system export apparatus switch protein, which gives rise to MANKPAEAGLTQQAIALAYETGDFAPRVVAKGRGLVAEQIIARAREHDVFVHESKELVSLLMQIDLDDHIPPKLYMAIAEILAWLYRLEQDADAEPPQYHP
- a CDS encoding flagellar hook-length control protein FliK, translating into MQIKLSDTPGVAPVSRVTQALPTVRVADTVQDVDFRFNQFIKGQDYLAQVMSRADPRHFNVEVGGTLLKMDLGSQARVGQNLTLRFLDETPTPTFQLMSSLTAEAEPDIALSSAARLIDSKLQEAQKQGVPTRFEATGIVSQSPQAPQQMAQDLKQALTLTGLFYESHLKSFAEGGRPLAAILQEPQNQPNSNAGTMLLPQQLSVLENSRVNWRGEVWPGQQMNWSVEVQQQTQQSQQQAQASSASIAQTAQAQAFNQPSPLQQSMLPNPALNQPLLYQPPSVPVEQRGNQQDTATDHATAQLDYEPEVSSELTLDLPQLGRVSARLRVVNGHMSIQLQAQQIDTLQTMRARRHQLFEALEQSGQTIDALVVVRDGE
- a CDS encoding flagellar protein FliT, which translates into the protein MSESMEVQIYESVADVTGEMLLAAREHDWERLAQLEQRCADFVQQLKSCTEEHLSGPSLQRKIASIKKILADDREIRNLVDPWMVKLSAMISSNSNERRLGSSYRQ
- the fliS gene encoding flagellar export chaperone FliS, producing MFGSSRGVNEYSRVGVETGVVSADPHKLVVMLYDGAMTACHTAVMHMEAKDFERKSAMISKAIMVIESGLRLSLDKKAGGEIATSLDALYGYMSDRLYMANIKNDPSLIQEVIRLLGDLKSAWEAIGIQVSPDNTQFQRVQNYAKAS
- the fliD gene encoding flagellar filament capping protein FliD — translated: MATLTGLGSGSGLELETWVTALVNAEKGPLTQVTAQKTATQSKISAYGTLKSALSTFQTTISSLATASKFNLQTATSSDTSLFTATATGSATVGNYSINVTQLAQAHKIASSGFSSTNAVIGSGTLEISFGEYNSTTNTFSVNGSKTGATITIDSSNNTLAGVRDAINSANAGVTASIVNDGSTNGARLVVTSKETGASSSVKISVTDSDGNSSDASGLSQLAYDPTSTAGAGKNMTQSQAATNALLTVDGISVTKSSNTITDAIQGVTLNLLKVGTGTATNLNVATDTDGIVKNVQAFVDAYNALDTTIRNLTNFNATDSTKSGVLLGDSGARSISTQMKSIFTQTIDGTSTYSTLSQIGVGFQRDGKLALDSTKLKTALETNFSDISKLFGASGTTTDALTAYGGSSTATKAGTYAVTVTQLATQGTMVGGGAPNLTITAGSNDKVTFSIDGKDYSITLAAGTYASTQALADQVQQQLVSAGSLAQIGVDGGGALKITSPSYGSDSRITLNGGNGASDLFGSATSTTGVNVAGSINGVAATGTGQSLKGATGDDSEGLFVKILGGSTGSRGTITFSKGFASQLNEVTTNLLSDDGLLATRTDGLNSSITRLTKQEEALNDRLDAIEKRYRAQFSALDTLVASMKTTSSYLTQQLAQLSANS
- a CDS encoding flagellar protein FlaG; amino-acid sequence: MSIANINAYTYGAGSSPQGLGGGRAAATVSAPAQTTAAQNDTNKTASDKDIAAAVKTLNSFISPVAQSVQFSMDQDSGKVVVKVVDTETNKVLRQIPNEEVLAISKTLDKLQGLVIKQTA
- a CDS encoding flagellin, with translation MAAVINTNIASLNAQRNLSSSQSSLNTSLQRLSSGLRVNSAKDDAAGMSIATRMDSQVRGQTVAIRNANDAISFAQTSEGALGKVTDALQRMRELAVQSANATNGTGDRSNLDAEFQQLASEITRLGTDTKFNGIAVFGSTSMTFQVGADSGQTITVSAVAASSISGNILTDTAANTALSAIDTALNTANTNRATLGAVQNRFESVISALQVSVENQSAAKSRIMDADFAAETANLTRTQILQQAGTAMLAQANTVPQNVLTLLRG
- a CDS encoding response regulator, which codes for MPADKKIKVIIADDHAILREGLKQILSETEDIEVIAEAQNASEAIHYACKLEADVLLLDISLPDRSGIDALRYIKKENTKIAILMLSMHREDQYAIRSLKAGAAGYLGKQGASSELVNAIRVIAKGKKYITPEVADALANQVMDTEKPLHESLSDREFQTLTLIASGLTVGEIALRLSLSVKTVSMYRTRLLEKMQLKHNAELTHYAIKNNLVD